The window AAATCATTCCCGTTAATGTTAACTAAAGGCTTGAGGATGTTTACCAAGTATGTGTGCTGTGTCAAATGCAGAATGTTTTAGCGTACCTAAAGAATTGCAACATGTGTAGCCTACTCACTTTCAGTTGTAACTCATTTTAATTATAACTAGAATGATTCTGCTCAGTGTGTTATACAGCTATACATGATCTTAGCTGCAGCGTCTCACGGTGGGAGTTGGTGGGTGTGGGTGGCAAAAGTCAAGggtgagattaaaataaaaatgtttttgaattagtagttcttcttcttcttttttaaacaaagatGCTGAGGTAATATTGCTCAGTACACATGGAATTTGGATATAGTCATAATTAGGTACAAAGCACCTGGATATAGTAAcattaattacaaatgaaaatgaagcagGCTTAACACGCCGTGTAGTTGTAGTACACGTTCTTGAGGTCTTTGATAGCATCAAAAAGAATTCGTTTGTGGTTTGACGGTGTGTCTGTTTTATGTGTTACTTTAGAAGTGGCGAGAAGGATGGGAATAGATATATAGGTTTATAATCATAATAACCACAACTTTAGACAAAAAGAAGCACGTGGGTGTTGCTCACTTGTCAGCATTTTCCGTTCGTGTTCTGCTGAAATATTTGCTCCTAAGTGGCAAATGTGGAAGGTTTTGCAGGACGGAAGAGGTGATTATTTGGGGACATTCGAAAGCCCGACTCGGTAAAATGAAAAGGGCTTACGCTTCGTGAGggtgaagaaatgaaaatgtgtggaatcagaaaaacattatttgaaagaagttgatgTGTGTCTttgggaacaaaaataaaaagaaaccaacattctttgtgGAGTTCCTTAAACATCAGTGTGCCTTATAgttttgtttaatgttaaaatgatagataataaaaaatagcagaaaaaatattaattgcaaattatcaattaaaattaattacccTTCGAATTTCCTCCATAATGTATGTAAAACATTGTGTatataacattttgaaaaatagaattCAGTTTTTACAATTAGCATATCCAAACAAGAACTACATTGTTATTTTATCTCGTTTCAACGTTACATTAAAACAATGTAAGAACCATATTTGTTAAATACAAATCTACAATTTAGGGAACTGTCTGGCAAAATTGAAAGTAAGATTGATAGGAAGAGACGAAACAACTCAAAATAACCAGAAAATGTTTGCGtacaataattatgattatgCAGTAGGTATGAACAAGTGAATGGATACCGTGGTATACTGTTGGTGTGTAAAAATGATGTGACGGATGTGTTAAAACGTAAGGCATATGATTGGATAGGGCCCCGTGGGGATGGCAACAGTGGTACACTCGACGGCTTCAACTGTTCTGTCAGAACTGTACGTAACATGACTGGATTTTGTAGAGATCAATGTTGTTCATACTCCACTGAAAGAGACCTATACTTTTCTCATTGTGCACGTGCAGtatctttcttctcctcctgctTCCAAAACCTTTTATCCTAATGTTAGTTGCAATTTCTCTCACTgagacacacacatttatacatatatatttatatatatatatatatatatatatatatatatatatatatatatatatatatatatatatatatatatatatatatatacccacacacatacaggcagtccccggtttatgacggggttCTATTTCTACACTGCGTCATAAGccaaaaaattgtcgaaaatcttcaaaaatcctaagaaaaccttacttttaatgctttgggtgtattgaaaatgatgtaaactgcatctTTATTGAGTTTTTACcataaaaacctccaaatttttatttttctgccattttatagccatatttcttccattggatcggtgtcgtaaccccggaacatgcatcgtaaacctggaaataatttctgatgaatatatttgaaaagcgttgtaacctcagaACATCGTAAGACAGACCtgtcgtaacccagggactgcctgtgtgtgtatatatatatatattatatatgtatatatattatatatatacatatatattatatatacatatatatacattataaattatatatatatacatatatatacatatatatatatatatatatatatatatatatatatatatatatatatatatatatttatatatacatatatatatatatatatatatatatatatatatatatatatatatatatatatatatatatatatatatatatatatatatatatatatatatatatatatatatatatatttatatatacatatatatgtatatatatcatatatatacatatacacacacacacacacacatatatatatatatatatatatatatatatatatatataatatatatatatatatatatatatatatatatatatatatatatatatatatatatatatatatatatatatatatatatatatatatatatatatatatatatatatatatatatatatatatatatatatatatatatatatatatatagccatactGTATTGCAAACCACGagaaaattactgcatttataaattgAAACTGGTCGTTCGTTTATCACCTGTTGTGATTGCAAAATCTCTCTCACACTCATGCCACAGGCATATCCTGCAGCATTTacgaaaactttaattttgtaaaagacgGGCACATTACCTTATTACTGACAATGACAGTAGTCTGTGCATGTCATTTGCTGAGTACTTTCTCCATTGAAGCCTAGTTGTCTTCTGTTGCCTtccaattgtttttcttgtgttcatCAGCTATCagcagctaattttttttaaaactagacAGTCATTTTACGATGTATATTAATTTCTCTTGAAACATTTGAGCCATATATTTTTCTGATGCCtctttattgtttatgtttattttacctTGACAGTGAATGCAACCCAATTGTCTTTTTGTTGTCCCAACCCCTGTGTCTAGCAGTTATGAAGGGGACCACATTGGAAACAGGATTTTGGGTGGGGTAACCAAAAGTAATGGTAAATACTGCATATAACAAAGTAAGCATTAGTATATGGCAGCTGATGTGTAACTGAAGCCCAGCAACGATGGAAAACTTCGTTGGGTCTGAAAATATCCAGAAACCTGAGTAagagaattttgaagtttttattgtctaaaattatttcatcagaaaattataaattacataagcTTTTTTGGCACATGGGAACTGTTCACGCAAGAGGTCAAGAGTAATCTCTTATGGGGTTGTGTTTTCAGAGACCTTGGCAAGATGAAACTTGGAAAACAGTTGAAACTTTTGCTCAGTGCACTACTAACAATTTCAACCCAGTTGTCACATAcgttttcttgaatatctttttatatatcaaCTGTACCTTCTTGATATTTTGGCGCAGCATGTTTTGGACCCTCTGGTAATTTTGGGCAATATAATGAAGTACCAGAATTTATTGATTAAGGTAAGttactcttgaatttttttcaatttcctcggCATTCGTTGTAGATATCCGAATTACCGACAATaaccatatatactgtaaatgaaccATGAGGTTATAATAATCTCTCAGAACAATGAAATACAGTTCAACTTTAATGTATAGACTAATTTGGATATATAAAACGTAAAAAGCCATATCATAGTACACTCTTCTATTCATAAGTTTCAGACAGAGAGAAACGAGTGGGCGGGGCTTCTTCTCTTTAGCCAAGGCAAGGACAGGTGTTTGGATATCTACAACgtatattgaggaaattgaaaaagttcaagagaagactGCCTTAATCAATAAATTCTGGCGCTTCATTATGTTGCCCTAAATTACCGGAGGGTCTAAAACATGCTGTGCCAAAATATCAAGAAGATGCGGTTGATATGTAAAAACATAATCAAGAAAAACTATGCGACAACTGGCTTGAAATTTTTAGTAATTGGCTAATATCTCTTATTTATAACTTGCCTCTCGTTGACCATAAGAAAATTTTTCAGTCATCATCATACAACTACTGACactatttaatttgattttagtgATAAATTGTATCAGCATAGTACGTGTATTACAACTACCTGTTAATATGGAAACGAATCACTGCTAGAGACATTTCCACATCTTTGTAGCCATATTTATAAAGGATTAATTCAGTCATAAAAgaattgaatgaatgaatcatgaaattttgcTTCATTAGGGTTTGTTTCATGACAGATTAGTAGCTTAAAGGGTAGGGTGATAATTTCTTGCTGCCAAATCATTTTGAACTGTCAGTTCCAGAGGCCATATGGTAAATTGCAGCTTTAATAAACATAGttccattaatattttgtatgttagggaaaactttggattttaaaaaaatttagatatttcagtaattgcttttttttcagtACTTACCTTAAGAGAAAATACCGTACTTACATTTCAGAAATATGCCCGAAGATATCTACTGCTGCCACATTTAATCTCAATGATCTCAGATCATTGTGGGCTGCAAAGAGGTAGTTACCTCTAATACATAATCCATTTTTTGCGAGACAAAATGGAAAGACCATACCTGGGATCAGGCCAGAGAGACTTTGCCATGTTTGCAAGAACAGTGTTATCTGTGCTGCAGAGTtgtaagaagaaagtaaaaatctGTAAATTGGTCATTTGAGCACAATTAactgtacagtaattaaataCAGGTTAGGAATATTGGTGTTTTTAAAGTTTGAGTGCAGTGaccataaagaaaagaaaaatatggtagCCTTGGAAGTGCATGTTTgatgtttcattattatatataaatatactgtatattgacaGTTCatcagaaatagataaaaaatctaTCCAGTGGCTGCTTGAATATATGCAAGATGCACTCATGTTCTTAACTAACTACaatttatgctgttttttttatatatatatacaaagtatttttGTGGCATCCCTCCAAACGACTAATGGCCATAACAGTATCAAATAGACTGGAAAGCTGACTGTTTAGTCTGGTAAGACTGCAGTGACTAAATTTGAAGTTAGGACTGGGAGGAGGTTGTTTTTAAgtcaccaaaataaaataaaaaattcatggtAAATTATACCAACTTTCCACTAGTTATCCAGCTACTTTCACCACAGTTGGTACTACCTACACTTACCATGGTACAATTGGAGAATTTTACTGAAGGTATTTTGCAAAATTCCTTTGTCCCCCAAGACCTGCAACGCATTTTGctattttcttaacatcccttcCCCCTGATATCTTCTTACCTTGCTGTCTAGCCTCTTTGAATTTGCTTGGATCCAATTTTCACCACTCATACAAGAACAAGCCCCTTTAGAATATTCTTTTCTAATTTAACTTACCATAATAACCAACTACTAGCCATGCTGTTGCAATTTTTATTAGAATGGTGAATCAGTAATGAAGGACTTCCACAATGAAGTATTCAGGGGTTACAAGTATAATATCCTGGGGCTATCTGTTGGTTGTCATTTGCATGTAAACTTTTTTGCTGAAATTGGCGTTTAAATTTTGTTGCTTCACATCAACTGAACTTTCTtacttttgcagtttttttatgtcagttgttatcagttttattactgtattattgttattataactgGTAAGTAGTTTATTGATGGCAGTAATTTTCATTGATCTGAAACTTGTACAACTTAACTAAAGAATTTAATTTACCTGTATGAACTCCACTGGCGTGTATAATGCATAAAATCTCTGCACCCAGTTGATTTtgctgaatatttaatttttttacttttatctttcagTACAGGAATTGTCAAAACATATCTTTACCGTTTACAGATAAGTAGGTACTGTAGTTACTTTTcatttcaacattaatttttgtttattacaagggacaggtataaaataaaatttgtagactttcattttatatagatttattaaggtatactgaatattttcagatTAGTCCTGCTAATGTACCATACAGTACTTAATGAATTACAGAtagttattaatttcttctttaaaaaaatttgtctgTAAAAAGGCAGATCTAGACTTGGTAGACTTCCTCTTAATTTTGAGATAATACTGCCTTATTTAAACAATAGTACTGCAGTGACAATAGTCACAGAACATTTGCTTCTTAAGTATGTACAGTTGGTTCTCATGAATGGTTGTCAGATTATTCCACTAACTTTATCTCttaattctgtatttatttttgacTTTTTTCAAAATGATCTAGCAACCGGTGCATAAAGGTTATGAAATTTTCATGTAGTTGACAGGTAACATAAACCTAGTATTGTACAGAATTGCATTGGTTTTTATGAAGTATCACAGAAGTAATACTTTATTTTAACATCTTAGCTGTGGAAACTGACTGTAGTTTCTTGATGAATAAATACAGTGTTGTTTAAAGCCTAGGTGATTATCAGAttttatagttttgtatatatagtagttattcattttaattataaaataaaaccttgGAACATTTTTATGATATGGTCTTCCCAAGTCATTGCAACCTATGTATATGATGCCATTGATTATTTTtagtctaaattttttttttcatgtgctgTACATACTGTGAAACATTGGTAATTATTGGggagaaaaattgttttatgggGATATGCTGTGCTGTAATTTGGGCTTTATTTagacaattttattattacagcttTATTTAgacaattttattctttcatacttttagaaatctaattaataatatttttgcagaTACGGAATCTGGAAGTGGTGACGGACTCCTAGACTTAGATACGCCACGACCTCATTTGCCCGACTTGGTCACTCACAGAACGCCATCTACACAGTTGACAGTTGAGAATGTCCGGCATCATGATCAGTTGATGCAAGGAAAAGAATCTGAAGGTAATGATCCCAAAGTTGCCAAAACTGGCATTCTTAAAGGTGGAAAATTGTGGAAGAATGGGGATAGCAAGAAGACTAAACCTAAAGTGGAAGTTGAAGAAGTTGAGGAACCACGTCGCTCAGTGAGATTCTCAGGTAGAGATGAATATAGCATGTTGGAGAATCTTCCTCTTGACAAGATACCACTAGATGCAGCCAACTCTGCCACACTTGCCAAATTCATGCCTAAATTACGGGAGTTGGGCATGTTGCTTGGAGAACCTCGTGATGACTGGCATGTTGAGTTAAGTCCCATTAATCCTGAACCTGAAGGTAGTGCTGGAATAGCAGGCTTTGACCACCATCCTCCACTGGAAGAAGAGAAGCAACCACCTCCACAGATGGATGATGAACAGATTAGTGAATCAATGCAACGTTATGAAGAAATGAGACGCCGGATTGCTGCTGCTGAAGGACGAGATAATACAAGTGTGTGTAGTGATGAGTCCAAGAGTTCTTCTGATTCTCAGTCATCTGATTCTACAATGACAGAAACTAGAATAAGAAGATTAGAAAATTCAGATATGGCACACGTCGCAGGTGGTGTTATGAGAAGTAATAGTGAAGTCAGAAGAGCAATTGAGCACAATAAGCTAAGAAGGTCTCTTATTAGATTCTCTGATGCTAGGAAGaaagacacaaacaaaaatgaaagaaatgagaagggTGAGACAACTTCTATTTTGGAAAAATTAAGGTGGCTAACAGCAACAGAAGATGCTACAAATGGGAATACTGATCAAAAAGACAGTGGGGATAATCAGGATGGAGATGGAACTGATGGAcaagaagcaaagaaagaaattgaTCCCAAGGTACTGGAAACCATGGCTCAGTATCGCAAGTTAGCTGAAATGTTTAATAAGACTACATCATTACGAACAACAGAAATCCTTGTACCTGGTGATGTTCGAGAATGGAAATTAAAGGCAGACCTGTTTCCAGAGCAGAAAAGTACTAGTATAGATTCTACAAGTGAGGAATTACAAGAGTCTCACTCGGGATCCACAACACCAACTGTATACCAAGCCATACCAGTGGTTTCAATTGCTGAACTTGTAAGTGATGAAGATTGTGATAAACTCATTTACAGTGGTGGTGTAAGATATACAAGAGAAGGCACCTTACCACCAGcagatgaaggtgatgatgaacaGAAAGGTGTTGAACAACCAGTGGCGGCAAATGCACAAACATCAGATGCAAGGAAGCAATTCTTGTCTCAAATGGCAGGTCATACAGGAGTTCCACTAATTAATGGTGTTGCTGGTAACTCACGTGATCGTTCTTCAATGGCCTCAAATTCAGATTCATATACTTTCGATGATATTGATGAAGCTCTGCATGATGATCGATCGTCTTCAGTCCCGTCATCATCACAGTCATCACCCCGACTGTCTGGTCGCAGTGATATGGATGGAACAAGCACAACAGAAAGTGGATATAGTAGCAATGAAACAAATGGTGAATTGTGTCCAGTTAGTACAGCACAACTATTAGAGTTACCACCAGGAGGTGTAGATGTTGATGAATTAGCAGAGTTTGTACGTCAAGACGCAGGTCGTATGGAACGTCTTCGTCGACGATATGATGCCAGTGAACAAGAAGAATATGGTTTCAATAGAAGGCCATCAGTACGTGGGATCAAACCAAGGTTTGGGTCAACTACAGATTTACTAAATCAAATGGCAACACAGCTGGCCCCACCAGCAATGGCTCAGCCTGGAATGGCTGGTTCCCATATGACTTGGCCTTACAGGGATGCTGGTGATGAAGATGCAGCTCCACAACGTAGAAGAGCAGCAGCTAACAGAGCTGTTCTTCCTGCTTTACAGGAGGATATGCTTTATGTCCCTACATCTGACCTTTCTCCCCAGACTGCATCATCGCCTTCCACATCAACAGCCACAGCTACCTCGCTTACGCACACAAAGTCACCAAGAGTAGTTCATGTGTATGCAAGCACAGGAGATTTGAGAGCCCCACCACCACCTCGGCTTCAAGGTCCCCGAGAATCTCCACCACCTGATTTAATCAGGCCTGGTGCAGCTCCAAATCCCAATAGGCCTCACATTCATGTTTCAGTGTCCCAAGTACCTCTCCATGGATCTGTACAAAGTTTGGTAATGGCTCCACAAATGCCAACACCAAATACTCATGAACATCACCATCCCACATGTAGGAGACCTGCATCTGTACATGGCCACCTACCTCCTGATAATTTAATCAATAGAGGAGTACTTCCACCTCCCACTGTTATACGTCCTCATTCTACTCTTTCTCATTACCCACCACCCCGTGTTCCTGTTCACTATCATCCTTATGAAGAGCCTCCTATGCCACGATCTCAGTTTGAAGGAGGGCATCCTCCACTTGCCCAGCGAGGTTCTTACCCTGGCACTGTTCCTCCGCCTATTCCGACACCACATTACCAACCACAAGTAATTCCCAATGATCCAGCTCGATACCCCAATCCTCCACCGTATGGTTCTCATCCTCATACTCATCAGCAATTGGTTTCTCCAAGAGAAGGAGTGCCGTATCCAAGAACATCTCATCCCCAAGTGCACTCTGTTCCTCAGGTACCCTCTATAGCTCCAGGACCTGTACAGGTACATCAGTGTGGCCCTAGGCATCCACCTCAACCTAGAATGGTTGGCTCAGCAACAGAACCATCCTGTTCATCAGTTTGGTCTCATCAGCTAATGCCCCCAGGAAATGTGCATCAGGCTTTTCCTCCTCATCCTGTGTCTAGTCATTTGAGCTACACTACTCCTATAGTACCAGAAAGTGGCATCCCTGCTAGACCATCAGGCTTATCAGTGGGGCCCTCTATAGGACCCCCAATTGGAACAACTCTTATTAATGGTACTATTGGGAAGTTGGAAGGCATAAGGGACGAACGTGGTGTTCCAGAAGGAGCTTCCTCTTCACCCCGAGGGCCATCAGATCCTCAGTACCCTCCACCTCATGCTTCTCCTACACGTGACTCCACCATATTACACCGACATCCTCCTCCCATGAACATGACCTGAGTGGGAGTGTTAGTGTGGTAGCAAAGTGCATTCATATGTGGTTGATACCCCACCAATTCAAGTTCTGAACAGGCAAAGGCCAGTCAAGTTCTGGACAGGCAAAGGCCTAAGCCAAAATCCCCGCCTGGTACTGGCAGGTCCAGTCTAGCTAAAGTGGCTTTAGCCCACTCCTACAGCAGCCGGATATAAAATACTGACTTGTTGTAACTGCATAACACGAAATGCTCATTGACTCaatcacaaaaaatttttatagtgtGAAAGTGTCAAGCTGCCATGTACAGTACTCACTTTGGCACATACTGTGTCTTCCTTGGTGATCTGTGAAAAGATAATCGTTGCCAAACAATTCATgaccaaaagaataaaacaaagctCTCGGTAGTGTGCACATCGCAAGATACTAAAactattttgttatgaaaatgagGGGGTAAAGAcaatcctttttaattttttcttaccttaGTGAAGTAACCTACTAATTGTACTTATATACAGTTTCTTGTAGGGTGCATGTGACAATATGTAGATGTTTATTAtcattgatgtaaatgattacaattccatataaaagtgaattttgaTATACTTAAGACAAAAAACtactatattacttttttataattgGAAAGTTGATGCCATAACAGTTGCTGATATGCAGAGGTACAGTGATGTTGCAGATTAATTATTAATAGAATATTTTGTAcacatatattgtaatatatatttatttactgtacatttaaCTGGCTGTtgtttaagaaatattaaacacACCCAGAAAGAAATTTTCTTCAGCACTGAAAAGGTTTACTTTGAAATAGCTTTCAGTTAACAGTTTCCCTTATATTTCATTTGATCTGGCATTTTCTGTCAAGGAAAATGTTTTGATTTACGAGCTTCTTGGCTCGAAGTTTGTGTTTTCCTTACTTCAGTTTTCATGTAGGTAGAGGGGTCTGTCTTCTGGATTAAGAATTTACTTCAGAATTTAAAATGCTGAATGGATATGCTTGCTGGTTAATTTACAAgactattttagtttttatttaccaatttagTAGCAAAATCCATATCTGTATCCCTTATGGCACCCTAATATCTGTCTTAAAATGTCGCAGTATTTTCATGCAGCGAAAATAGCTTGcgacaaaaccacaaaataatcCCTCATCAGTATGTATACAGATGGcaggaaaagcttttttttttctttgaatcttgTTGCCAGAGTTCAAAACTAGCTATGGATTAACTTTAATGTTATAGTGAATAAAGGAAGTAAATACTGTAgtacataattattttaagtttGCAATTAGTGCTTTCATACTTTTTTGCTCAAAAATTGATGTAAAGTAAAActcagttttttcattatttaaacttattacaaaataatcaaacATTACAACCAAAGACTAGGTTTAGGCagctaatgatgaaaaataaaggtcTTGTACTTTTCATGCATTTCTGTCATTGACTTCAAGAAtggcaaacaaagaaaaaacatcactGTACCCAGTACTCAGCATCAAGtaacacctttttttttccttttaacataaAAGAGCatgataaaattttgtatttataaataacatcatATCAGACTTCATTTAAAATATCTCAATGAACAGGTGATCCTTAAAGAGGTTTATATTGAAAATACAATACATGtacttctttcatattttctcacgtaaaataattttaaccttgatttttacaattttatcaataattttaataagacaTAACCATTCCATGTTAAACATATCTGAGTGAAATTTGTTCAcggattatataatttttttaactattggATCAATACTT of the Macrobrachium rosenbergii isolate ZJJX-2024 chromosome 16, ASM4041242v1, whole genome shotgun sequence genome contains:
- the LOC136847463 gene encoding uncharacterized protein isoform X3, coding for MHDAPAMATLCQATLDSRPPSPPTSPPPLEEEEEDLLEIPPPPPRPSAVAIEKARILYNGGILRAEIGEATRASLRDIHYIDSSSGSEYEAEDEEGKVEAETGKLDSGCEYDGRRECTEEEEEEEKDCEEEEEEGAREGGMEAAGSGGTEEEDVVLIHDEEVCAAERRRRRRSRRASSNGGRVPRGTSATGSSATVGGGEHTAAPSRSCCHEGGGTAAVVSAAAAQLRVPPSTSSLSPSPSECIMKHKCGSATTSDLGEQTTAAPHASSMAASDAALQQQQQQQPPAGSGSAMVTTSSSSSGSSSSMGGGGGAPLRSALKRAGQKSRGHRVSINEAKNECLEADYVILVHEENEPQLVSIRSFDLSLAPGSGVEQVTLSPPEGYKDCFSHAAVHETLVDDSGFFRGGCTLEDTESGSGDGLLDLDTPRPHLPDLVTHRTPSTQLTVENVRHHDQLMQGKESEGNDPKVAKTGILKGGKLWKNGDSKKTKPKVEVEEVEEPRRSVRFSGRDEYSMLENLPLDKIPLDAANSATLAKFMPKLRELGMLLGEPRDDWHVELSPINPEPEGSAGIAGFDHHPPLEEEKQPPPQMDDEQISESMQRYEEMRRRIAAAEGRDNTSVCSDESKSSSDSQSSDSTMTETRIRRLENSDMAHVAGGVMRSNSEVRRAIEHNKLRRSLIRFSDARKKDTNKNERNEKGETTSILEKLRWLTATEDATNGNTDQKDSGDNQDGDGTDGQEAKKEIDPKVLETMAQYRKLAEMFNKTTSLRTTEILVPGDVREWKLKADLFPEQKSTSIDSTSEELQESHSGSTTPTVYQAIPVVSIAELVSDEDCDKLIYSGGVRYTREGTLPPADEGDDEQKGVEQPVAANAQTSDARKQFLSQMAGHTGVPLINGVAGNSRDRSSMASNSDSYTFDDIDEALHDDRSSSVPSSSQSSPRLSGRSDMDGTSTTESGYSSNETNGELCPVSTAQLLELPPGGVDVDELAEFVRQDAGRMERLRRRYDASEQEEYGFNRRPSVRGIKPRFGSTTDLLNQMATQLAPPAMAQPGMAGSHMTWPYRDAGDEDAAPQRRRAAANRAVLPALQEDMLYVPTSDLSPQTASSPSTSTATATSLTHTKSPRVVHVYASTGDLRAPPPPRLQGPRESPPPDLIRPGAAPNPNRPHIHVSVSQVPLHGSVQSLVMAPQMPTPNTHEHHHPTCRRPASVHGHLPPDNLINRGVLPPPTVIRPHSTLSHYPPPRVPVHYHPYEEPPMPRSQFEGGHPPLAQRGSYPGTVPPPIPTPHYQPQVIPNDPARYPNPPPYGSHPHTHQQLVSPREGVPYPRTSHPQVHSVPQVPSIAPGPVQVHQCGPRHPPQPRMVGSATEPSCSSVWSHQLMPPGNVHQAFPPHPVSSHLSYTTPIVPESGIPARPSGLSVGPSIGPPIGTTLINGTIGKLEGIRDERGVPEGASSSPRGPSDPQYPPPHASPTRDSTILHRHPPPMNMT
- the LOC136847463 gene encoding uncharacterized protein isoform X1, giving the protein MHDAPAMATLCQATLDSRPPSPPTSPPPLEEEEEDLLEIPPPPPRPSAVAIEKARILYNGGILRAEIGEATRASLRDIHYIDSSSGSEYEAEDEEGKVEAETGKLDSGCEYDGRRECTEEEEEEEKDCEEEEEEGAREGGMEAAGSGGTEEEDVVLIHDEEVCAAERRRRRRSRRASSNGGRVPRGTSATGSSATVGGGEHTAAPSRSCCHEGGGTAAVVSAAAAQLRVPPSTSSLSPSPSECIMKHKCGSATTSDLGEQTTAAPHASSMAASDAALQQQQQQQPPAGSGSAMVTTSSSSSGSSSSMGGGGGAPLRSALKRAGQKSRGHRVSINEAKNECLEADYVILVHEENEPQLVSIRSFDLSLAPGSGVEQVTLSPPEGYKDCFSHAAVHETLVDDSGFFRGGCTLEGVCDLASVVTHVLRMGGDTESGSGDGLLDLDTPRPHLPDLVTHRTPSTQLTVENVRHHDQLMQGKESEGNDPKVAKTGILKGGKLWKNGDSKKTKPKVEVEEVEEPRRSVRFSGRDEYSMLENLPLDKIPLDAANSATLAKFMPKLRELGMLLGEPRDDWHVELSPINPEPEGSAGIAGFDHHPPLEEEKQPPPQMDDEQISESMQRYEEMRRRIAAAEGRDNTSVCSDESKSSSDSQSSDSTMTETRIRRLENSDMAHVAGGVMRSNSEVRRAIEHNKLRRSLIRFSDARKKDTNKNERNEKGETTSILEKLRWLTATEDATNGNTDQKDSGDNQDGDGTDGQEAKKEIDPKVLETMAQYRKLAEMFNKTTSLRTTEILVPGDVREWKLKADLFPEQKSTSIDSTSEELQESHSGSTTPTVYQAIPVVSIAELVSDEDCDKLIYSGGVRYTREGTLPPADEGDDEQKGVEQPVAANAQTSDARKQFLSQMAGHTGVPLINGVAGNSRDRSSMASNSDSYTFDDIDEALHDDRSSSVPSSSQSSPRLSGRSDMDGTSTTESGYSSNETNGELCPVSTAQLLELPPGGVDVDELAEFVRQDAGRMERLRRRYDASEQEEYGFNRRPSVRGIKPRFGSTTDLLNQMATQLAPPAMAQPGMAGSHMTWPYRDAGDEDAAPQRRRAAANRAVLPALQEDMLYVPTSDLSPQTASSPSTSTATATSLTHTKSPRVVHVYASTGDLRAPPPPRLQGPRESPPPDLIRPGAAPNPNRPHIHVSVSQVPLHGSVQSLVMAPQMPTPNTHEHHHPTCRRPASVHGHLPPDNLINRGVLPPPTVIRPHSTLSHYPPPRVPVHYHPYEEPPMPRSQFEGGHPPLAQRGSYPGTVPPPIPTPHYQPQVIPNDPARYPNPPPYGSHPHTHQQLVSPREGVPYPRTSHPQVHSVPQVPSIAPGPVQVHQCGPRHPPQPRMVGSATEPSCSSVWSHQLMPPGNVHQAFPPHPVSSHLSYTTPIVPESGIPARPSGLSVGPSIGPPIGTTLINGTIGKLEGIRDERGVPEGASSSPRGPSDPQYPPPHASPTRDSTILHRHPPPMNMT